From Zea mays cultivar B73 chromosome 3, Zm-B73-REFERENCE-NAM-5.0, whole genome shotgun sequence:
GGTATGTCACTCTACGTAGGTTTGTGTGACCAGCTTCCAGCATATCAATCAACCGGCCAGGAGTTGCAATGACAATTTCAACTCCTAAAAGTGCAAATGACAGATTGCATTGAGTTTAAAAGGCATTCATCTAAAAAGAATTAAAGTGGACAGATGTGTGCAGGTACCTCTTCTAAGGTCCCGTATTTGTGGACCCTTAGGTGCACCACCATAGACACATGTGCTTCTAGTTCTTGAATATGATCCAAATTTTGTAGATTCTTCCTGTATTTGAACAGCCAGTTCTCTCGTGGGAGCGAGAATTAATACAATTGGGCCATCGCCTTGTTCTACAGGAATTAGAATAACGAATaatattaaaagggaaatggacACAGTCAGAAAACATACAGAAAGCTCACAGCAAGTTTATAGGAAACCAACCTAGCCGAGGCTGGGCACCAACATGAACCAACCCAGGTAACAGATAAGATAATGTTTTCCCTGAGCCTGTTTGAGCGATACCAATCAGGTCCCTACCCTTCAAAGCCATAGGCCAACCTTGAGATTGAATAGGTGTTGGCTCCACAAATCCAGATTTGGCAATAGCTTGCATGCAGTAATCTGTCAAAAGAGTCATGAAACAGTAGTGTAAGAAATCACAGGTATTGCGTTATTTTCAACGGACACACGCACAGGAAACACTGGAACTAGAGTAAACCTGGGAAGTTGGCTTCCTGGAAGTATCTAACCGGCTTGGGCACATCCCGGCCCTCGATGGTGATATCCCGGAGGCGGCGGTACTGCGCCACATCCGCCTCCGACATTGCCTGGACGGAGGGACACTCCACGTAGAAGTTTTTCTCGAACGGTATCAGGCTCCGAAAGTCCGGCTTAGGGAGGGCGAGCGAGTCAAGCCCGTCCCTCCCGCGACCTCCTCCTCTGCCGCCACCTCCGTACCCTCCTCCACCGCCTCTGCCACCGCCACCACGGCCTCTGCCTCCCTGCCCGTAGCGCTGGTAGTCGCCGCCCGCGGGGGCCGCGGGCACGGGAACGGGCACAGGCAGCGGGTAGGCGGCGGCGTAAGGGTTCAGGTTCGCCGCAGCCACGGGAGCCGGCGGAGCGAACGTAGGAGCCACGGTCAAGTCGCTACATGCGGAACTCAAATCGATCGGGTCACCTTCGAATTCAAATCAGATCGGGAGAGCTAGAATTAGGGTTGCCGTACCTGCGCCTGTCGTGGTAGGATGAGGGGTCAGCGAAGCGGAGATCATACGGGTTCATGGCGCCGGTGAGGAGCTTGGCCGGCCGACAGAGCAGGGCGAGGGCGCTGACGTGCTCGAGGGGAAAGGCTAGGGAGGCCGGGAGGGGATGGATCtgcgggcggcggcgggcggagACGCGGTGGTTTACCTTTTGTTGGGTGTGGCTTTTGCTAGTGGCGTGCGGGAACGGACAGGGTCGGTTCGCGTGACCCACGTGCATAGGGATGCAACGGAGAATACCGTGTCGGATTTTATTTCACCGTAATTCACCACGGGACATCATCCCTATTTTCTGCGggaatctatactactctattaagatagTACCATCAGCGTCCACATCTAGGTTGCCCTCGCCTGCCCCCGCACCCTCCCACGCGCGCGCAAGGAAGCAGCCCGCCAGCCCCCGCGCAAGGAAGCAGCCCGCCAGCCCCCGCTGTGCCCCTCCCCCACGACCGCACAGGCACCGTCccccgccgcccccgccccgaatCTCGCCCCTGCTGCGGATCCCGCGCCCTCCATAGTTGCCGCGATTGCTACCACGCGCCCCCTCCAGGAGGAGACTGACGCGGCGGCGCCGCGTGCCCCCACATGCCGCCCGTCAAGTTCAACATCCCCGCCCCGCTCGCCCCTACAGCGAACGCCACTGCcgcccatcctcgcgtcctccccGTTCTCAGCGCCTCCCCCTGCCCCCGTCATCGGCGCCACAACCCCCTCGGCCTCCCCGGCCTCCCCGGCCTCGGCGTGATGCTCGGGAGTCATGACCGAGCGGCTCCAGATCCGCATCCGCAACCCCCTCGGCCTCCCCGGCCTCGGCGTCGATGCCGACAAGGACGACGAGGCGGTGGGAGATCTGGAGACGGCAGCAGCCAGCAGCAGCAGGCGGTTGCCACATCCGGAGACGAAGAAGGCGATGCCGGACTGGCTGCAGTCCGTGCAGCTCTGGAGTAACCAGCAACAGCCCTCCGCCTCCCCGCCGCAGCACCAGGATGAGTTGCTGCTGTCGTGCAGGCCGGTGGCGCTCAACGCCTGCAGGAAGCCCGGGGGCGCGTTCCAGCCGTtcgagaaggagaagaagaaaaaggacaaGGAGGAGAAGCAGCGCGCCGAGCTGGAGCTGGAGCTGCCGGTCGCGGCGAGCTCGGGCGTGGTCGGGGACAGCTGCGACAGGGCCGGCGCCACCGACACCGACACCGACACAGCCGAGAACAATAAGGCCAGCAACACCAAAGGCGGCAAGGACAAGAGGCTCAGCTGTCGTCGCAGGCACCCAGCCGAAAGGCGCGGCGGTGCTGGGCCCCGGAGCTCCACCACCAGTTCCTGCAGGCGCTGCAGCAGCTCGGCGGGTCCCACGGTTTGTTGCTCACCCTTATCCTACCACCACCTCATCACAGAAAACTAGAAAATAGGAATTTCTTTGTTGGTTATGCCTGGTAATAAGGATATACATATAACAATGGATTGATAACCATGCCACTCCTTTTATTTTGTAGCTGC
This genomic window contains:
- the LOC542146 gene encoding DEAD box RNA helicase 1, whose product is MNPYDLRFADPSSYHDRRSDLTVAPTFAPPAPVAAANLNPYAAAYPLPVPVPVPAAPAGGDYQRYGQGGRGRGGGGRGGGGGYGGGGRGGGRGRDGLDSLALPKPDFRSLIPFEKNFYVECPSVQAMSEADVAQYRRLRDITIEGRDVPKPVRYFQEANFPDYCMQAIAKSGFVEPTPIQSQGWPMALKGRDLIGIAQTGSGKTLSYLLPGLVHVGAQPRLEQGDGPIVLILAPTRELAVQIQEESTKFGSYSRTRSTCVYGGAPKGPQIRDLRRGVEIVIATPGRLIDMLEAGHTNLRRVTYLVLDEADRMLDMGFEPQIRKIVAQIRPDRQTLYWSATWPREVEALARQFLQNPYKVIIGSPELKANHSIQQIVEVISDHEKYPRLSKLLSDLMDGSRILIFFQTKKDCDKITRQLRMDGWPALSIHGDKAQAERDYVLAEFKSGKSPIMAATDVAARGLDVKDIKCVINYDFPTTLEDYIHRIGRTGRAGASGTAFTFFTHANAKFSRNLVKILREAGQVVNPALESMSRSSNSTGGGNFRSRGRGGFGNRGHMSGSNTFPLGGRRPY